One genomic segment of Cellulophaga sp. HaHaR_3_176 includes these proteins:
- a CDS encoding M4 family metallopeptidase — MCTKHQCHIVPQHILEALSKRGNNNCKRTLNDTRRILEKRNIVLNSLLQQTSISGKGDRLIYDSESSFQQRVTLARSEGDENSTDDIVNNAFETSGFVRDYFKNTFNLDSINGEGMDIISNVHYGTQYNNAYWDGDEMTYGDGDGVDFKDFASAIDVVAHELTHGITQFYANLEYQGQSGALNEHFSDVFATIIKQKYLNQTLEEADWLIGDQIVTESFPGVALRSMVAPGTANDFDSQPDHMTNYYAGLDDNQGVHINSGIPNKAFYLCCQTIGIDAGALIWFETLKLLWRTANFDDMLDVILTTTQTLIDSEKVPNSSLIAIIESFASVGITQKESV, encoded by the coding sequence ATGTGTACTAAACACCAATGCCATATCGTTCCGCAACATATATTAGAAGCATTATCTAAACGTGGTAACAACAATTGTAAAAGAACTTTAAATGATACTCGTAGAATTTTAGAAAAAAGAAATATTGTATTAAATAGCTTATTACAACAAACTTCTATTTCAGGAAAAGGGGATCGCCTAATTTACGATAGTGAAAGTAGTTTTCAACAACGTGTTACGTTAGCACGTAGTGAAGGTGACGAAAATTCGACTGATGATATTGTAAACAATGCTTTCGAAACATCAGGCTTTGTGCGAGACTATTTTAAAAACACATTCAATCTAGATTCTATTAACGGAGAAGGAATGGATATTATTTCTAATGTGCATTACGGTACGCAGTATAATAATGCGTATTGGGATGGTGATGAGATGACTTATGGTGATGGTGATGGCGTTGATTTTAAAGATTTTGCCAGTGCTATCGATGTTGTTGCTCATGAGCTTACACATGGTATTACTCAATTTTATGCCAATTTAGAATACCAAGGTCAATCAGGTGCATTAAATGAACATTTTTCAGATGTTTTTGCAACAATAATTAAACAAAAGTACTTAAATCAGACTTTAGAAGAAGCTGATTGGTTAATTGGAGATCAAATTGTTACAGAAAGTTTCCCTGGTGTAGCATTAAGATCTATGGTAGCACCTGGTACCGCTAATGATTTTGACTCACAACCAGATCATATGACAAACTATTATGCTGGTTTAGATGATAACCAGGGAGTACATATTAACTCAGGCATACCTAATAAAGCATTTTACTTATGCTGCCAAACTATAGGTATTGATGCTGGTGCGCTTATATGGTTTGAAACTTTAAAGCTCCTTTGGCGTACAGCAAATTTTGATGATATGTTAGATGTTATATTAACGACTACACAAACCTTAATTGACTCTGAAAAAGTACCTAATAGCTCTTTAATTGCAATTATAGAAAGTTTTGCTTCGGTTGGTATCACTCAAAAAGAAAGTGTATGA
- a CDS encoding FAD-dependent oxidoreductase encodes MHKLKITRCLDNLSENKNIVYPQNTDEIKEVINYCNVNKCSFYPVSSGNNWGYGSSFPSDDETQIVMNLSKMPAVIKFDEEEGLLTFGPGLTQGKLYDFLKANNFKFMVPVTGAGPEGNIMGNALERGFGITPIHDHVASVRCLKAILPNGSTYESPFAQLGLSHLDKHHKWGVGANFDFIFFQSNFGVVYEMTIKLERTPDTIVMFTLSVSNKDIDECLLRLKTIKETYKEFLSGINLMNTRRMLAMKSNYLVEEQGYCSEDKIIKLKEKHRLEDWTVMGAIYGPKSIRFAVKQDIKKALKGIGSKKRFISSNNIIVNKSWLGKLFIDSEDLKKINEGFSILKGKPSRYPLNLIYSLSDIADEHKNYNPLKDNIGIIWFAPVIPFKVDILNKYITGIYKIFKRFNLEPMITLTIQNENIIASTIPILFEKTEKKDVDNAHDLYKCLLDFSLEIGAYPYRLPTIFQKEYLNKLNWEDTIAFKIKSKLDPNNILAPNRYSKS; translated from the coding sequence ATGCATAAACTAAAAATAACAAGATGCTTAGATAATTTATCTGAAAATAAAAATATTGTTTATCCCCAAAATACGGATGAAATAAAAGAGGTTATAAATTACTGCAATGTAAATAAATGTAGTTTTTACCCAGTTTCATCAGGTAATAATTGGGGTTATGGAAGTAGTTTTCCTTCTGATGATGAAACTCAGATTGTAATGAACCTATCAAAAATGCCTGCTGTAATTAAATTTGATGAGGAAGAAGGTTTATTGACTTTTGGACCAGGTTTAACACAAGGGAAATTATATGATTTTTTAAAAGCTAACAATTTCAAGTTTATGGTTCCCGTAACAGGAGCAGGACCAGAAGGAAATATTATGGGTAATGCTTTAGAAAGAGGATTTGGAATAACACCAATTCATGATCATGTAGCATCAGTTCGCTGTTTGAAAGCAATTTTACCTAATGGTAGTACTTATGAATCTCCATTTGCTCAATTGGGTTTATCTCATCTAGATAAACATCACAAATGGGGTGTTGGAGCTAATTTTGATTTTATATTTTTTCAATCTAATTTTGGTGTGGTTTATGAAATGACTATAAAATTAGAGCGTACGCCTGATACTATTGTTATGTTTACATTATCGGTTTCTAATAAAGATATCGACGAATGCTTATTAAGGTTAAAGACCATAAAAGAAACGTATAAAGAATTTCTTTCTGGTATAAATCTTATGAATACGCGAAGAATGTTGGCTATGAAAAGCAATTACCTTGTAGAAGAACAAGGATATTGCTCAGAAGATAAAATTATAAAATTAAAGGAGAAACACCGTTTAGAAGATTGGACAGTAATGGGCGCTATTTATGGGCCTAAATCTATTAGATTTGCTGTTAAACAAGATATAAAAAAAGCATTAAAAGGTATTGGTTCAAAAAAGCGCTTTATATCCTCAAACAATATAATTGTAAACAAAAGTTGGTTAGGTAAATTGTTTATAGATTCTGAAGATTTGAAAAAAATAAATGAAGGTTTTTCTATTTTAAAAGGTAAACCGTCTAGGTATCCACTAAATTTAATTTATTCATTATCTGATATTGCTGATGAGCATAAAAATTATAATCCTTTAAAAGACAATATTGGTATTATATGGTTTGCTCCAGTAATACCTTTTAAAGTGGATATTTTAAATAAGTATATTACGGGTATTTATAAGATATTTAAAAGGTTTAATTTAGAACCTATGATAACTTTAACCATTCAAAATGAAAATATAATAGCATCGACAATACCTATATTGTTTGAAAAAACAGAAAAAAAAGATGTTGATAATGCCCATGATTTATACAAATGTTTGTTAGATTTTTCTTTAGAAATAGGAGCATACCCATATCGATTACCAACTATTTTTCAGAAAGAATACCTCAATAAATTGAACTGGGAAGATACTATTGCATTTAAAATAAAAAGTAAGTTAGACCCAAATAATATATTAGCTCCAAACCGCTACTCGAAATCGTAA
- a CDS encoding DUF885 family protein gives MKKNLCLRISASFMLAFLLFSSCKEAPKQVLDQSEEINQWFDVKYEELLQMSPIHLSALGRKDQNDKIDDMSKGADDKKLSWYTESVNQLKEKFNYENLNESDKASYDLWVYQYEILKEGMTYRDLGYVFDQMRGLHSGLPSSIINYHKVDSIADVNAYISRIQEMGRAINQLTDNAKEQAALGILPPKFAFETVIKQTKGLVNGTPVLNDMTGKIDALLATEVITTEEAASLKEESEKAIATHFKPAYENLLTWLETEINNAEAAPTGVSRHPNGDNFYNYQLKVFTTSNLKADEIHEIGLKEVARIKQEMLAIKEKVGFDGDLDAFFEFVNTDKEFYFPNTDEGRQAYLDESTKYLDDLTKKLPDYFGILPKAELVVKRVEAFREQDGAPQHYMRGTPDGSRPGAYYVHLSDMNAMPKSTMEGVAYHEGNPGHHMQISIAQELASVPKFRTQAGFSVYSEGWALYSEILAKEMGGYQNPYYDFGRLVNEIWRAIRLVVDTGLHAKGWTEADAIKYFSENSSISEGAIKAEVQRYMVMPGQATSYKTGMLKIQELRKKAETELGDAFDIKGFHDTVLGGGALPLELLERRVINWINTQK, from the coding sequence ATGAAAAAAAATCTTTGTTTACGTATTTCAGCATCATTTATGCTTGCTTTCTTACTTTTTTCCTCTTGTAAAGAGGCTCCAAAACAAGTACTTGATCAATCAGAAGAAATAAACCAATGGTTTGACGTTAAATATGAAGAGTTGTTACAAATGAGCCCTATACACCTTAGTGCTCTAGGTAGAAAAGATCAGAACGATAAAATTGATGATATGAGTAAAGGTGCTGATGATAAAAAATTATCATGGTATACCGAAAGTGTAAATCAATTAAAAGAAAAGTTCAATTATGAAAATCTAAATGAGTCTGATAAAGCTTCTTATGATTTATGGGTATATCAATATGAAATACTAAAAGAAGGCATGACGTATAGAGATTTAGGTTATGTATTTGATCAAATGCGAGGTTTACATTCTGGTTTACCAAGTAGTATCATCAACTATCATAAAGTAGATAGTATTGCTGATGTAAATGCATATATATCTAGAATACAAGAAATGGGTCGCGCTATAAATCAATTGACTGACAATGCTAAAGAACAAGCTGCTTTAGGAATTTTACCTCCTAAATTTGCTTTTGAAACCGTTATTAAGCAAACAAAAGGCTTGGTAAATGGCACACCTGTATTAAATGATATGACGGGTAAAATTGATGCTCTTTTAGCTACTGAAGTTATAACTACAGAAGAAGCTGCCTCTCTTAAAGAAGAATCAGAGAAGGCTATTGCTACTCATTTTAAGCCTGCTTATGAAAACTTGTTAACTTGGTTAGAAACTGAAATAAATAATGCAGAAGCTGCACCTACAGGTGTTAGCAGACACCCTAATGGTGATAATTTTTATAATTATCAATTAAAAGTTTTTACAACCTCTAACTTGAAGGCCGATGAAATTCATGAAATTGGTTTAAAAGAAGTAGCTAGAATTAAACAAGAGATGTTGGCTATTAAAGAAAAAGTTGGTTTTGATGGAGACTTAGATGCTTTTTTTGAATTTGTAAATACTGATAAAGAATTTTATTTTCCGAATACAGACGAAGGCAGACAGGCATACTTAGATGAGTCTACAAAGTATTTAGATGATTTAACAAAAAAACTACCAGATTATTTTGGTATACTACCTAAAGCAGAATTAGTAGTAAAACGTGTAGAAGCTTTTAGAGAGCAAGATGGTGCTCCACAACATTATATGAGAGGTACACCAGATGGCTCAAGACCTGGTGCTTATTACGTGCATTTATCAGATATGAATGCAATGCCAAAATCGACTATGGAAGGCGTTGCTTACCATGAAGGAAACCCTGGACATCACATGCAAATTTCAATTGCTCAAGAATTAGCCTCTGTACCTAAGTTTAGAACGCAAGCAGGTTTTAGTGTATATAGCGAAGGTTGGGCATTATATTCTGAAATTTTAGCGAAAGAAATGGGCGGATACCAAAACCCTTATTATGATTTTGGTCGCTTGGTAAATGAAATCTGGAGAGCTATTAGATTAGTGGTTGATACAGGTTTACATGCTAAAGGTTGGACAGAAGCTGATGCTATAAAGTATTTTTCAGAAAACTCTTCTATATCAGAAGGAGCTATTAAGGCTGAAGTACAACGTTATATGGTAATGCCTGGCCAAGCAACATCTTACAAAACAGGAATGCTTAAAATTCAAGAATTACGTAAAAAAGCAGAAACAGAATTGGGAGATGCTTTTGATATTAAAGGTTTTCATGATACCGTACTTGGTGGTGGTGCTTTACCATTAGAGTTGCTAGAACGTAGAGTTATAAATTGGATTAACACTCAAAAATAG
- a CDS encoding adenosine deaminase, whose amino-acid sequence MKSSNLKEIIQGIPKAELHLHIEGSFEPELMFEIANRNNIPLAYDSIESLKKAYKFNNLQEFLDIYYIGAQVLINEQDFFDLTWAYLTKVHSENVVHVEIFFDPQTHTDRGVGFDVVINGIYKALEKGKQELGISYKLIMSYLRHLSEDSAFKTLEASLPFKNWIDGVGLDSSEVGNPPSKFEKVFKASSEQGYKLVAHAGEEGPSSYIWEALDLLKVVRIDHGNRCLDDEALVQRLLDEKIPLTLCPLSNVELKVIQKMEDHPVLKMLEKGILATIHSDDPAYFGGYMSENYYETAKALNLSTEQIMQLAINAFEASWLSDDEKKKHIKTVKNYFNSLVI is encoded by the coding sequence ATGAAGTCATCAAACTTAAAAGAAATAATTCAAGGCATACCTAAAGCAGAGCTTCACTTGCATATTGAGGGTAGTTTTGAACCCGAACTTATGTTTGAAATAGCTAATAGAAATAATATACCTTTAGCTTACGACTCTATTGAATCGCTGAAAAAAGCATATAAATTTAATAACCTTCAAGAGTTTTTAGACATTTATTATATAGGTGCTCAAGTATTAATTAATGAGCAAGATTTTTTTGATTTAACATGGGCTTATTTAACAAAAGTACATAGTGAGAATGTTGTACATGTTGAAATTTTCTTTGATCCACAAACTCACACAGATAGAGGTGTTGGTTTTGATGTGGTTATTAATGGTATTTATAAAGCACTTGAAAAAGGGAAGCAGGAGTTAGGTATTTCATATAAATTAATCATGTCGTATTTACGTCATTTAAGTGAAGATTCAGCATTTAAAACCTTAGAAGCTTCATTGCCTTTTAAAAATTGGATTGATGGAGTCGGGTTAGACTCTTCTGAAGTAGGAAACCCACCGAGTAAGTTTGAAAAAGTTTTTAAAGCATCGTCAGAGCAGGGCTATAAGTTAGTAGCTCATGCTGGTGAAGAAGGACCATCGAGTTATATTTGGGAGGCTCTTGATTTATTGAAAGTTGTGCGTATAGATCATGGTAATCGTTGTTTAGATGATGAAGCTTTAGTGCAAAGGTTATTAGATGAAAAAATTCCTTTAACCTTATGCCCACTAAGTAATGTAGAACTAAAGGTGATACAAAAAATGGAAGATCACCCTGTTTTAAAAATGTTAGAAAAAGGAATATTAGCTACTATACATTCCGATGACCCTGCTTATTTTGGTGGTTATATGAGTGAAAATTATTATGAAACTGCTAAAGCATTAAATTTGAGTACTGAACAAATTATGCAATTGGCAATCAATGCATTTGAGGCTAGTTGGTTATCTGATGATGAAAAGAAAAAGCATATTAAAACTGTGAAAAACTATTTTAATTCGTTAGTTATTTAA
- a CDS encoding HipA family kinase: MNTIDIRTVDVVQYIKPLREGGSLPAIVKADDGFLYVLKFRGAGQGKKALIAELIGGELARAIGLKVPELVFMNLDDSFSKTEPDEEIQDLLKFSVGLNLGLHFLSSAITYDPLASEVDTLTASKIVLLDSVISNIDRTAKNTNLLKWNKELWVIDNGASFYFHHNWAIWENHLTRTFPLIKDHVLLKQATELQEAAKIIKESLSIKLITEIINLIPEDWLLSESDDLLPDEMRAAYNRFLIAKLSMIDSLVKEAEDAR, translated from the coding sequence ATGAATACGATTGATATTAGAACAGTTGATGTTGTACAATATATAAAACCACTTCGCGAAGGAGGTTCTTTACCTGCTATAGTAAAAGCAGATGATGGTTTTTTGTACGTATTAAAATTTAGAGGAGCAGGACAAGGTAAAAAAGCTTTGATAGCAGAATTAATAGGAGGGGAGCTTGCTCGTGCCATTGGATTAAAAGTTCCGGAATTGGTTTTTATGAATTTAGATGATTCGTTTAGTAAGACAGAACCTGATGAAGAAATTCAAGATTTATTAAAATTTAGTGTAGGTTTAAATTTAGGATTACACTTTTTATCAAGTGCAATAACATATGATCCATTAGCATCAGAAGTAGATACGCTAACTGCCTCAAAAATAGTGCTTTTAGATAGTGTTATTAGTAACATAGATAGAACAGCTAAAAACACTAATTTATTGAAGTGGAATAAAGAATTATGGGTTATTGATAATGGAGCTAGTTTTTATTTTCATCATAATTGGGCTATTTGGGAAAACCATCTAACACGAACGTTTCCGTTAATAAAAGACCATGTGCTTTTAAAACAAGCTACAGAATTACAAGAGGCTGCAAAAATTATTAAAGAGTCTTTATCAATTAAATTAATTACTGAGATAATTAATTTAATTCCTGAAGATTGGTTGTTGAGTGAATCAGATGATTTATTACCAGATGAAATGAGAGCGGCATATAACCGTTTTTTGATTGCTAAACTTTCAATGATAGATTCACTAGTAAAAGAAGCTGAAGATGCAAGATAG
- a CDS encoding DUF6500 family protein, whose protein sequence is MNEAISQKIIKICNEKIETKGINVGLSFYAFFANKNDNPKVLMEVAKWWIQTHKFDHFEKAVKIRDIVKTELQ, encoded by the coding sequence ATGAATGAAGCTATCAGTCAAAAAATCATCAAAATTTGTAATGAAAAGATTGAAACAAAAGGAATTAATGTAGGACTATCTTTTTATGCTTTTTTTGCAAATAAAAATGACAATCCTAAAGTATTAATGGAAGTTGCTAAATGGTGGATACAGACACATAAATTTGATCATTTTGAAAAAGCTGTTAAAATTCGAGATATTGTTAAAACTGAATTACAATAA
- a CDS encoding protealysin inhibitor emfourin, with protein MKCVVTISGGFTGITKTYEGEVDLPEQKEKEIFNLLSDAQITKNENFRDGLKYHVQFKDTFKQHEAYFSDPNMPDAIRALITDVKNNNK; from the coding sequence ATGAAATGTGTTGTAACTATTTCAGGTGGTTTTACGGGTATCACAAAAACCTATGAAGGAGAAGTTGATTTACCTGAACAAAAAGAAAAAGAGATTTTTAATCTTTTATCAGATGCTCAAATTACAAAAAACGAAAACTTTAGGGATGGTTTAAAATACCATGTACAATTTAAAGATACTTTTAAACAACATGAAGCTTATTTTTCAGACCCTAATATGCCTGATGCAATTAGAGCTTTAATCACTGATGTTAAAAACAACAACAAATAA
- a CDS encoding TetR/AcrR family transcriptional regulator, with the protein MKDKIRFKGIEMFNSFGVSNVSMKQIADSLNISAGNLQYHYRNKEALLTIIYDTMISETLHYILPKSTNITLYHYQEMMLSFDALQSRYSFFFNDLVHIIKKYPDVGKRQEAINLVRFKDARKLVDYYVQTDRMVPETGLINYDKMVHVIWMSSTFWQSQRQVIKTNDYQINKCSVMDMLWSIIMPYLTRKGIEEYEQIKNT; encoded by the coding sequence TTGAAAGATAAAATAAGATTTAAGGGAATAGAAATGTTTAACTCTTTTGGAGTTTCTAATGTATCAATGAAGCAAATAGCTGATTCATTGAACATTAGTGCAGGTAATTTACAGTATCATTATAGGAACAAAGAAGCTCTTTTGACTATTATTTATGATACTATGATTTCGGAGACCTTGCATTATATTTTACCTAAAAGTACTAATATTACGTTATATCATTATCAAGAAATGATGTTGAGTTTTGATGCTTTACAATCCCGTTATTCTTTTTTCTTTAATGATCTTGTTCATATTATTAAAAAATACCCTGATGTTGGTAAACGGCAAGAAGCTATTAATTTAGTCCGTTTTAAAGATGCTCGAAAATTGGTAGATTATTATGTGCAAACAGATAGAATGGTGCCTGAAACTGGTTTAATAAATTACGATAAAATGGTACATGTTATTTGGATGTCTAGTACTTTTTGGCAATCACAACGGCAAGTTATTAAAACAAATGATTATCAAATAAATAAATGCTCAGTAATGGATATGTTGTGGAGTATTATTATGCCTTATTTAACTCGTAAAGGAATTGAAGAATACGAACAGATAAAAAACACCTAA
- a CDS encoding PH domain-containing protein: MGLLNKLLGNASEVSLEKLNEKYGRLLIESEEIELGFKLLRDTFVFTNKRLILIDIQGITGSKIEYKSMPYKSISRFSLETSGTFDLDAELKIWISSENLPSVSKKFNKSIDVYEVQKYLATKVM; encoded by the coding sequence ATGGGGTTACTAAATAAATTATTAGGGAATGCAAGTGAAGTTTCGTTAGAAAAGCTTAATGAAAAATACGGGAGATTATTAATTGAAAGTGAAGAAATAGAATTAGGTTTTAAATTATTACGAGATACTTTTGTGTTTACGAATAAGCGTTTAATTTTAATTGATATTCAAGGCATAACAGGTAGTAAAATCGAATACAAATCTATGCCTTATAAAAGCATATCAAGGTTTTCTTTAGAAACATCTGGTACGTTTGATTTAGATGCGGAGCTTAAAATTTGGATTTCAAGTGAAAACCTACCTTCTGTAAGTAAAAAATTTAATAAAAGTATTGATGTTTATGAAGTTCAGAAGTATTTAGCAACAAAAGTGATGTAG
- a CDS encoding lipocalin family protein: MIKIKLAIASLTIGLLFSCEDNDDTLSSENYENLIVGEWNFVGQSVDGENEVYSDPCHQEFEVLSFGEDKSYMQTEFEDLTGAGCEQVESTTGTWDIEEQTLVLNGQSAQIIKLNEDTLIISYIDDETTVVDNLKRK; encoded by the coding sequence ATGATTAAAATTAAGCTAGCTATCGCATCATTAACTATTGGGTTATTATTTTCATGTGAAGATAATGATGATACTTTATCTTCTGAAAATTATGAAAATTTAATAGTTGGAGAATGGAATTTTGTAGGCCAGTCAGTTGATGGTGAAAATGAAGTATATTCAGACCCTTGCCATCAAGAATTTGAAGTGTTGAGCTTTGGTGAAGATAAAAGCTATATGCAAACTGAATTTGAAGATTTAACAGGGGCTGGTTGTGAGCAAGTAGAGTCTACTACAGGTACTTGGGATATAGAAGAACAAACACTTGTTTTAAATGGGCAATCTGCTCAAATCATAAAATTAAATGAAGATACACTTATTATATCATATATAGATGATGAAACAACTGTTGTAGATAACCTAAAAAGAAAATAA
- a CDS encoding DUF3037 domain-containing protein, whose protein sequence is MQDRVKFEYAIIRLVPKVEREEFFNVGVIVFSRTKKYLGVKYCVDENKFKCFTDVVCLKTVNDYLKAWTLVCEGAAEGGAIGKLDLPDRFRWLTASRSTIIQSSITHSGLCHNPEEVLEEIFESYIL, encoded by the coding sequence ATGCAAGATAGAGTCAAATTCGAGTATGCCATCATCAGGTTAGTTCCGAAAGTAGAACGTGAAGAGTTTTTTAATGTAGGTGTTATTGTTTTTTCAAGAACAAAGAAATATTTAGGTGTTAAATACTGTGTAGACGAAAATAAATTTAAATGCTTTACAGATGTTGTTTGTTTAAAAACAGTCAATGATTATTTAAAAGCCTGGACGCTTGTTTGTGAAGGCGCAGCAGAAGGTGGAGCAATTGGTAAATTGGATTTACCAGATAGGTTTAGATGGTTAACAGCATCACGGAGTACAATAATTCAAAGTTCAATAACACATTCTGGGTTATGCCATAACCCAGAAGAGGTTTTAGAAGAAATTTTTGAGAGTTATATACTTTAA
- a CDS encoding phospholipase D-like domain-containing protein, translating into MLYSVSNCDIYLESDAGEKLLNDIRNAKKTIRIISPYLSPLLITELLKFRKRNIEVELITTDNIKNFHHSSNQNIHKLILQNRKIDDEAVEKRKKWIEISKFLSYVGFGLIAILIGFAYYLQDIKVAFGLTPILLVFSLVKQYKNKIRFTKVYSYWYSQLFPFKVYMSSNKNEKSNTFMHDKIYLIDDQIAYLSSLNNSSVNTNHNYETRVRTEDEKAIKKIREEICQMNHLQLSDRHIQALGKQLYREPIN; encoded by the coding sequence ATGTTATACAGTGTTTCAAATTGTGATATTTATTTGGAGAGTGATGCAGGAGAAAAACTTTTGAATGATATACGTAATGCAAAAAAAACAATAAGAATCATATCACCTTATTTATCTCCTTTATTAATTACTGAATTATTAAAATTTCGAAAAAGAAATATTGAAGTTGAATTGATCACTACTGATAATATTAAAAATTTTCACCATAGTTCAAATCAAAATATTCATAAGTTAATTCTACAAAATAGAAAGATAGATGATGAAGCTGTTGAAAAACGAAAAAAATGGATCGAAATTTCTAAATTTTTGTCATATGTAGGGTTCGGTTTAATAGCCATTTTAATTGGTTTTGCTTACTACTTACAAGATATAAAAGTAGCTTTTGGATTAACACCAATTTTATTAGTATTCTCATTAGTAAAACAGTACAAAAACAAGATAAGGTTTACGAAGGTTTATTCTTATTGGTATTCACAACTATTTCCTTTTAAAGTTTATATGTCGTCAAATAAAAATGAAAAAAGTAACACTTTTATGCATGACAAAATTTATTTAATTGATGATCAAATTGCTTATTTAAGTTCATTAAATAACAGCTCTGTTAATACAAACCATAATTATGAAACTAGAGTAAGGACTGAAGATGAAAAAGCTATTAAAAAAATAAGAGAAGAAATATGTCAAATGAATCATTTGCAGCTATCTGATAGACATATTCAAGCTTTAGGAAAACAATTGTATAGAGAACCGATAAACTAA
- a CDS encoding DUF4494 domain-containing protein, with amino-acid sequence MSATWYECKVKYRKLDETTGIQKATTEPYLVDAISYTEAESRITEEMSAYLSDSDEIKITNIKVANYAEIHPFENSDRWFKSRVSLIAFDEESGKERKTNMYLLIQANDVKEAYDNTVGVMKGTMGEYTIPAIAESPIMDVFPYFSGEEDELERLEKFNAVKASVPQVAEFNEGLELADVLETTEEE; translated from the coding sequence ATGAGTGCAACTTGGTATGAGTGCAAGGTAAAATATAGAAAGTTAGATGAAACTACAGGTATTCAAAAAGCAACTACTGAACCATATTTGGTAGATGCAATTTCATACACTGAAGCAGAAAGTAGGATTACGGAAGAAATGTCCGCCTATTTAAGTGATAGTGATGAAATAAAAATAACGAATATAAAAGTAGCTAACTACGCAGAAATTCACCCATTTGAAAATTCAGACCGTTGGTTTAAATCTAGAGTTTCTTTAATTGCTTTTGATGAAGAAAGTGGTAAAGAGCGTAAAACAAATATGTATTTATTAATACAAGCCAACGATGTTAAAGAAGCATACGATAATACTGTTGGTGTTATGAAAGGTACTATGGGAGAATATACAATTCCTGCTATAGCAGAATCTCCTATTATGGATGTTTTTCCTTATTTTTCAGGTGAAGAAGATGAATTAGAGCGATTAGAGAAATTTAATGCAGTAAAAGCTTCTGTACCTCAAGTAGCTGAATTTAATGAAGGATTAGAGCTTGCTGATGTATTAGAAACTACTGAAGAAGAATAA
- a CDS encoding DUF962 domain-containing protein yields MRKIDLLLNEYAESHQTKLNIAIHYVCVPVIFFSLIGLLASIPVPEVVLKSIPEVLVPYTHLGTLVIILGLFYYFRLSKPLFFGMIIFSVTVLLVIQLISLSISIPLWSIMLGIFVVAWIGQFIGHNHEGKKPSFLKDLQFLMIGPAWTMSHFFEAFDLKF; encoded by the coding sequence ATGAGAAAAATTGACTTACTATTGAATGAATATGCAGAAAGCCATCAAACAAAGCTAAATATAGCAATACATTATGTTTGTGTGCCAGTAATATTTTTTAGCTTAATAGGTTTATTAGCTAGTATCCCTGTTCCGGAAGTTGTTTTAAAAAGTATTCCTGAAGTGTTAGTTCCATACACACATTTAGGAACTCTAGTAATTATTCTTGGTTTGTTTTATTACTTCCGCTTATCTAAGCCATTATTTTTTGGAATGATTATATTTTCAGTAACTGTTCTTCTTGTGATACAATTAATCAGTCTAAGCATTTCTATACCACTTTGGTCTATTATGTTGGGAATTTTTGTTGTTGCATGGATAGGGCAATTTATAGGGCACAATCATGAAGGAAAAAAACCATCATTTTTAAAAGATTTACAATTTTTAATGATTGGTCCGGCTTGGACTATGAGTCATTTTTTTGAAGCCTTTGACCTTAAGTTTTAA